The proteins below come from a single Metarhizium brunneum chromosome 1, complete sequence genomic window:
- the ENV7 gene encoding Serine/threonine-protein kinase: MAQFVLDLFYSLGNCLNCFPGSPTLKINSRSFKILRLLGEGGFSYVYLVEDTATHELFALKKIRCPFGAESVQQAMREVDAYRLFAHIPTIISAVDHAVATERGSDEATKTVYVLLPYYRRGNLQDMINANLVNRGSFPERHLMTLFLGVCKALRSMHEYQAPPAERMEMGNEEDAPGANSRRGTGSKMGTRGKRTEADEEEDQERPLMESENRVSAGGKVRSYAHRDIKPGNIMIDDSGSTPILMDLGSVAPSPIPVTSQSVALQIQDTAAEHSTMPYRAPELFDVHTGSVIDTKTDIWSLGCTLYACLVGKSPFEMRSDETGGTLSLCVLGGDWRFPDETPGGAKRVNSISQAKARAASGDHSAASASENTNPTISEPVRNIVRQCLKVEPAERPGIGELITMVEGVIEDLPDEGGL, from the exons ATGGCGCAATTCGTTCTAGATTTGTTCTATTCCCTAGGGAACTGTCTGAATTGTTTCCCCGGGTCGCCTACACTCAAGATTAACAGCCGGAGCTTCAAGATcctccgtcttcttggcgag GGCGGCTTCTCGTACGTGTACCTTGTTGAAGATACAGCCACGCACGAGCTCTTCGCGCTCAAGAAGATTCGATGTCCGTTTGGCGCCGAGTCTGTGCAACAGGCGATGCGCGAGGTCGACGCCTACCGACTCTTCGCACACATCCCTACCATCATATCGGCCGTCGACCACGCCGTGGCTACGGAACGGGGCTCCGACGAGGCCACCAAGACGGTCTACGTGCTGCTGCCGTACTACCGTCGCGGCAACCTCCAGGACATGATCAACGCGAACCTCGTCAACAGGGGCAGCTTCCCCGAGCGCCATCTCATGACCCTCTTCCTGGGCGTGTGCAAGGCCCTCCGCTCCATGCACGAGTACCAGGCCCCTCCGGCGGAGCGCATGGAGATGGGCAACGAGGAGGACGCCCCCGGCGCAAACAGCCGCCGCGGCACGGGCAGCAAAATGGGCACGCGGGGCAAACGCACCGAggcggacgaggaggaggaccagGAGCGGCCGCTCATGGAGTCGGAGAACCGCGTCTCGGCGGGCGGCAAGGTGCGGTCCTACGCCCACCGCGACATCAAGCCCGGCAACATCATGATTGACGACTCGGGCTCGACCCCGATCCTCATGGACCTCGGGTCCGTGGCCCCGTCCCCCATCCCCGTCACGTCGCAGTCGGTCGCGCTCCAGATCCAGGACACGGCCGCCGAGCATTCCACCATGCCCTACCGCGCGCCGGAGCTCTTCGACGTGCACACGGGGTCCGTCATCGACACCAAGACGGACATATGGTCGCTGGGCTGCACCCTCTACGCCTGCCTGGTCGGCAAGTCCCCCTTCGAGATGCGCTCCGACGAGACCGGCGGCACCCTGAGCCTCTGCGTCCTCGGCGGAGACTGGCGCTTCCCCGACGAAAcccccggcggcgccaagCGCGTCAACAGCATCAGCCAGGCCAAAGCCCGCGCCGCCTCGGGCGACCACTCCGCCGCGAGCGCCTCGGAGAACACGAATCCCACCATCAGCGAGCCGGTTCGGAACATTGTCAGGCAGTGCTTGAAGGTGGAACCCGCTGAGAGGCCCGGCATAGGTGAGTTGATCACCATGGTGGAGGGCGTCATTGAAGATCTTCCCGATGAGGGGGGCTTGTAA
- the ams1 gene encoding Alpha-mannosidase codes for MGGGGDTRSKVSYPVLVRRPVGVPKTSILKDRIEPFYKPGQYDKVNLLANLYNARFSGKPHVKIYVWSAPGQDRPTFKEATSHEFKETHIGASFGPSWTTHWFRLHLKVPKEILDQELLVLEWDANNEGLVWTECGIPLQGLTGGGDRIEWNLPDSFRDGKEHVIYIEMACNGMFGNAPNGKTSIAPPDQNRYYGLSKANITAVNVDARKLYFDMWELGDAARELPEDSAEQNHALAVAMRIIDTFQVNNQESILKCREIAKEIIGPDVDSDKVYQHGKEPVVFGIGHCHIDTCWLWPFAETKRKIVRSWSSQCDLMDRYPEARFACSSAQQFKWLKQLYPSAFERVKRKVNEGQFHPIGGSWVEHDTNLPSGESLVRQFLYGQRFFEVEFGSRSRTFWLPDTFGYSSQIPQLCRLAGMDRFLTQKLSWNNINTFPHTTFMWVSPDGSQVMCHMPPSETYTAEADFGDLRRSISRHKTMRVDSSSLLVFGKGDGGGGPTWQHLEKLRRCAGISNTIGGIPKLKLGLSVDDFFERLAPKAKDFPTWYGELYFELHRGTYTTQANNKMFNRKAEVLLRDIEQLATIASIKDSSYKYPTREIDSMWENVLLCQFHDCLPGSSIEMCYDESDKFYAEVFKTGDKLLADLYNSFGVSSTLSNSLHESVVVNTLPWHRKEIVQLSETEVGVACGDAQLLPVRRFKIQENKPAVALTSNGEIFVLQNEQLRIVVEKGCITSLYDLVNDREVVEQGCQANKFVIFDDIPLYWQAWDVEIYHLNTRRELHYGKTKIHENKPHRVTLVTDIKISDQSSMKSYISLGVALKGQQSQVDCSAEVDWHEDCKFLKVEFPVNVVNTEASYETAFSITKRPTHYNTSWDMAKFEVCCHKFADLSEHNYGVSILNDSKYGFATAGKTMRLSLLRAPKAPDEHADMGQHSIRWAIFPHNGALSSVTVKAAYAFNNPLKLLSAPETAIQSISEAPIKLINRDESSSLILDTIKRGHDDEDVSLREGLRVNKGQSIILRVYESLGGHSRGTIETSYNVKRVNKANILEDALEEVELGDGKFDIKLRPFEVATFKLQL; via the exons atgggcggcggtggtgacaCGAGGAGCAAGGTCTCCTACCCCGTGCTTGTTCGCAGACCAGTGGGCGTTCCCAAGACCAGCATTCTAAAGGACCGAATTGAACCCTTTTACAAGCCTGGCCAGTATGACAAGGTGAACCTGTTGGC CAACCTATACAACGCAAGGTTCTCCGGTAAGCCTCACGTAAAGATCTATGTTTGGAGTGCCCCCGGTCAGGATCGACCTACGTTCAAAGAGGCAACGTCACACGAGTTCAAGGAAACTCACATTGGTGCATCTTTTGGTCCGTCATGGACCACGCATTGGTTCCGGCTCCACCTGAAAGTGCCAAAGGAAATTCTCGACCAAGAACTTCTTGTTCTGGAATGGGACGCCAACAATGAGGGTCTCGTTTGGACCGAGTGTGGCATCCCCCTCCAGGGCCTCACCGGCGGCGGTGATCGTATTGAATGGAATCTTCCCGACTCCTTCAGAGATGGCAAGGAACACGTCATTTACATCGAAATGGCTTGCAATGGCATGTTCGGAAATGCTCCCAACGGCAAGACTAGCATTGCTCCTCCGGACCAGAACAGATACTATGGTTTAAGCAAGGCCAACATCACTGCCGTCAATGTGGACGCTCGCAAGCTGTACTTTGACATGTGGGAGCTTGGAGACGCTGCGCGAGAGCTTCCAGAAGACTCTGCTGAACAGAATCATGcccttgccgttgccatgaGGATCATTGACACGTTCCAGGTCAACAATCAAGAATCCATTTTAAAGTGCAGAGAAATTGCCAAGGAGATCATCGGACCGGACGTTGACTCTGACAAAGTCTACCAACACGGTAAGGAGCCTGTCGTATTTGGTATTGGTCATTGTCACATTGATACTTGCTGGCTATGGCCCTTTGCGGAAACAAAACGCAAAATCGTCAGGTCTTGGTCCAGCCAATGCGACTTGATGGACCGATATCCCGAGGCGCGCTTTGCGTGTTCCTCGGCGCAACAGTTCAAGTGGTTGAAGCAACTCTATCCCAGTGCATTCGAGCGCGTCAAGCGCAAGGTCAATGAGGGACAGTTCCATCCCATCGGTGGTAGTTGGGTTGAACACGACACAAACTTACCCAGTGGAGAGTCCCTTGTTCGACAATTTTTATATGGTCAGCGATTCTTCGAGGTTGAGTTTGGCTCTCGCTCCCGCACTTTCTGGCTGCCAGACACTTTTGGATATTCCAGCCAAATACCCCAGCTCTGTCGCCTGGCTGGCATGGACCGTTTCCTGACCCAGAAACTGAGTTGGAACAATATTAATACCTTCCCCCATACCACCTTTATGTGGGTGAGCCCAGACGGCAGTCAAGTCATGTGCCACATGCCACCATCCGAAACATACACAGCAGAAGCCGACTTTGGTGACCTGCGTCGCAGTATCAGCAGACACAAGACGATGCGGGTCGACAGTTCCTCGCTGCTGGTGTTTGGTAAAGGCGACGGGGGCGGTGGCCCAACATGGCAGCACCTAGAGAAGTTGCGTCGATGCGCAGGTATCAGCAACACCATTGGGGGCATTCCCAAGCTCAAGCTTGGTCTGAGCGTTGACGACTTCTTTGAACGTCTGGCACCCAAAGCCAAGGATTTTCCTACGTGGTATGGTGAACTCTATTTTGAGCTTCATCGTGGCACATATACCACACAAGCCAACAACAAGATGTTCAACCGCAAGGCCGAAGTTCTCTTGAGAGATATCGAGCAACTGGCAACAATTGCTTCTATCAAAGACTCGTCCTACAAGTATCCAACGAGGGAGATTGACAGCATGTGGGAGAATGTTTTGCTTTGCCAGTTTCATGACTGTCTTCCTGGCAGCTCCATTGAAATGTGTTATGATGAATCCGACAAG TTCTACGCTGAAGTGTTCAAGACCGGTGACAAGCTGCTTGCGGATCTATATAACTCCTTTGGGGTATCTTCTACCTTGTCAAACTCTCTCCACGAGTCCGTCGTTGTCAACACGCTGCCGTGGCATCGTAAGGAAATTGTCCAGCTATCTGAGACTGAAGTTGGTGTTGCTTGTGGAGATGCTCAATTGCTCCCCGTCCGCCGCTTTAAGATTCAAGAGAACAAGCCCGCGGTCGCTTTGACCTCGAACGGAGAGATATTTGTGTTACAGAACGAACAACTCCGTATAGTGGTTGAAAAGGGCTGTATCACCTCGTTGTATGATCTTGTCAATGATCGCGAGGTTGTCGAGCAAGGTTGTCAAGCCAACAAGTTTGTTATCTTTGACGACATTCCTTTATACTGGCAAGCCTGGGATGTTGAAATTTATCATCTCAATACCCGCAGAGAGCTTCACTATGGCAAGACGAAGATCCACGAGAACAAGCCGCACCGTGTTACTCTGGTTACCGATATCAAAATTAGCGACCAGAGCTCCATGAAATCCTACATCTCTCTTGGGGTGGCTTTAAAGGGACAGCAGTCTCAAGTTGATTGCTCCGCCGAAGTTGATTGGCATGAAGACTGCAAGTTTTTAAAGGTTGAGTTTCCTGTTAATGTAGTTAATACCGAGGCTTCGTACGAGACTGCATTCAGCATCACCAAGCGACCTACACACTACAACACCAGCTGGGACATGGCTAAGTTTGAAGTATGCTGCCACAAGTTTGCTGATTTGTCCGAGCACAACTATGGTGTTTCTATTCTCAACGACAGCAAGTACGGTTTTGCTACTGCAGGCAAGACCATGCGTCTGTCGCTTCTTCGCGCGCCAAAGGCCCCTGACGAGCACGCTGATATGGGGCAGCACAGCATCCGTTGGGCTATTTTCCCCCATAATGGCGCCTTGTCTTCTGTTACTGTCAAGGCGGCTTACGCTTTCAATAACCCACTGAAGCTGCTGTCCGCCCCCGAAACAGCCATTCAGTCCATATCGGAGGCACCAATCAAACTGATTAACAGGGATGAGTCTTCGTCGTTGATTCTCGACACAATCAAGCGAGGTcacgacgatgaggatgtGAGCCTTCGGGAGGGCTTGCGAGTGAACAAGGGACAAAGCATCATCCTGCGTGTGTACGAATCTCTAGGCGGCCATAGCAGAGGCACCATCGAGACGTCGTACAATGTCAAACGAGTGAACAAAGCAAACATTCTCGAGGATGCGTTGGAAGAGGTAGAACTTGGTGATGGCAAATTTGATATCAAGCTGAGACCGTTTGAGGTGGCAACGTTCAAGCTTCAGCTTTAG